Proteins co-encoded in one Stomoxys calcitrans chromosome 5, idStoCalc2.1, whole genome shotgun sequence genomic window:
- the LOC106092206 gene encoding DNA ligase 1, giving the protein MTELLSKEKEFLKLNEQLNMMASSALEQHASQAISVAASDVAGTMSFSSGRTSTDTRFLTYQKSKGQSTLLRKNGAGDGALDVVDLFNQATAPIAKERLNLTLPYRQGNNPYSSRFSTSPRITVTAPTPTPPPTTGQPANSGKITPTVAPSPISKTSTITRHRPPNKGNETYRAPNQSRFNGSRIPPTNTSTFTVKYRNAKFVKSPSLELLHKEECSTLRSQQSCTDSNNHLESSASSVINEDVQSTGRRSQASILTIGSKKNVSTDGLIKFLKSKVTILEEDHTRISQEMAKQKELLDKALDQVKAMEQQRDQAYAKHNALKDQLTKVESQLEDAGQCNKDRSKEQLKQQKELETAKREIKILTQNNKNLEKRLYKANEEMENSRTTITQFKKSERDLKEQSRVELEAKEKQIKNLRKQRMDLLNAYKKQLYLIDNLKRQTICMEQAKMIEFGEKEFSKVLGWDIKS; this is encoded by the exons ATGACCGAGCTGCTTTCTAAGGAAAAAGAATTTCTAAAATTGAATGAACAACTAAATATGATGGCTTCCTCAGCGCTGGAACAACATGCTTCACAGGCTATTTCTGTCGCTGCATCCGATGTGGCTGGAACTATGTCCTTTAGTTCAGGTCGTACCTCGACCGATACTCGATTCCTGACATATCAGAAGAGCAAGGGTCAAAGTACACTGTTAAGAAAGAATGGTGCTGGCGATGGAGCCCTAGATGTTGTGGATTTATTTAATCAAGCCACAGCCCCAATTGCCAAGGAACGCCTTAATCTGACATTGCCCTATCGTCAGGGCAACAATCCCTACTCAAGTAGATTTTCTACCTCACCTCGCATTACAGTGACTGCTCCCACGCCAACGCCCCCTCCTACTACAGGACAGCCAGCGAATTCAGGCAAAATAACGCCAACTGTGGCCCCTTCTCCAATATCGAAAACATCCACTATAACACGACATCGGCCACCCAACAAAGGCAATGAAACCTATCGAGCCCCTAATCAATCCCGTTTCAATGGAAGTCGCATTCCACCCACAAACACTTCTACATTCACTGTAAAATATCGCAATGCGAAATTTGTTAAAAGTCCTTCTCTGGAGCTCTTGCACAAAGAGGAATGTTCCACGTTACGAAGTCAACAATCTTGTACTGATTCCAACAATCATCTTGAAAGCAGTGCCAGCTCAGTGATCAATGAGGATGTACAGTCTACGGGACGTCGTTCGCAAGCCAGCATTTTGACAATTGGTTCTAAGAAGAATGTCAGCACAGATGGTTTAATCAA ATTTCTTAAATCCAAAGTAACCATACTGGAGGAAGATCACACTCGTATTTCCCAAGAAATGGCCAAACAAAAAGAGCTACTCGATAAGGCACTGGATCAAGTCAAAGCCATGGAACAACAACGTGATCAAGCCTATGCCAAACACAATGCTCTCAAAGATCAATTGACCAAAGTCGAAAGCCAGTTAGAGGACGCGGGTCAATGTAATAAAGATCGTAGCAAAGAacaattaaaacaacaaaaggaATTGGAAACTGCCAAAAGGgagattaaaattttaacccaGAATAATAAGAATTTAGAGAAACGCCTTTATAAGGCTAATGAGGAGATGGAGAATAGCCGCACCACAATAActcaatttaaaaaatccgaaagAGATCTGAAGGAGCAGTCTCGGGTTGAGCTAGAAGCCAAAGAGAAGCAAATTAAAAACCTAAGAAAACAAAGAATGGACTTGTTGAATGCCTACAAAAAACAATTATACCTCATTGACAATTTGAAGCGGCAGACCATATGCATGGAACAGGCCAAAATGATTGAATTCGGTGAAAAGGAATTCTCCAAGGTTCTGGGGTGGGATATCAAGAGTTAG
- the LOC106092208 gene encoding neuropeptide SIFamide translates to MFAIRFSFALLIIAFIVAVVLLQSSEAAYRKPPFNGSIFGKRNSIEYDNAKAVTAMCEIAMEACQSWFPQPESK, encoded by the exons atgtttgccattCGCTTCTCCTTTGCCCTACTCATCATTGCCTTCATTGTGGCTGTAGTTCTATTGCAATCCAGTGAGGCTGCCTATCGCAAACCCCCATTCAATGGCAGCATTTTCGGCAAACGCAACTCGATTG aATATGACAATGCCAAAGCTGTTACGGCCATGTGTGAAATTGCCATGGAAGCCTGCCAATCCTGGTTCCCCCAACCCGAGAGTAAATAA